tactgcctgatcagcgggcagatgaacgacaacccggaggcggccgtgattgtggcgggggactttaatcacgttgaactgaaggcggtgtttcccaaatttcataagtacataaagtttcctaccagagacagtaacattttggatcaagtttactgcaacatccctgctgcttacaaggctgtagcagctccacacctgggcatgtcagaccacatctccgtgaaactcattcctgcctacaagcctctggcctgcagaacaaagccgaccaccaggacagtacagatatggactgaggaggcctcctctgcacttcaggactgcttcgaactgacagactggactgtgttcagagaagaggcagaccttgaggagtacacatcatctgtattgtcttatgttcagttctgcactgatgctgtcctccctgtcaagaccatcacagtgtttcccaaccagaaaccatggctggacagcacagtgcggtccctgctgaaagcccgggatactgcctacagatctggagacaggctggcttatagcagggctcgagcagagctgaagaaaggaatcaagcaggccaagctccagtacaaaaacaaaattgaagatcacttcaagaacaacaacccacagagcatgtggagaggcatcagaaccataatggactacaagccgaacactcagctcaccagccacgaccccgccctgcctgacaccttgaacagcttctttgctcgcttcgacacatcaggcagcagagaagtcacacacctaccccggctggaggagcagcaccagcccctcgtcctgcagcagcaccaggtgtcatccaccctgaggaggatcaacacccgcagagctgcaggaccggataaggtgtcaggccagactttgaggacatgcgctgaccagctagcaggagtgttcctggacatcttcaacctgtccctgcagctgtccacggttcctgagtgcctcaagtcctccaccatcattccggtactgaagaagacatccatcacctgcctgaatgactaccggcctgttgctctgaccccggtaatcatgaagtgctttgagcggattattctcaggtacatcagagacttcatcccctcggacctagacagccttcagtttgcttacagagggaatcggtccacagaggatgctgtctccatcaccctgcacacagccctgacccacctgcagcagcccaacacctacgtcaggatgctatttgtagactttagctcagcttttaacaccgtcatcccagacaagctggcgctgaagctacacacggtgggtctgcctgcgtctctgtgccactggatcagagacttcctcaccaacaggcctcaggtggtgagaatagggaacatcacatcatcccctctggtcctcagcacgggcacgccacagggttgtgtgctcagcccagccctcttcaccctgtttactcacgactgtgctgccatccaccccaccaacacagtcgtgaagtttgcggacgacactacagtagtgggtctcatctcagataacaacgagacccactacagagaggagatacaccagctcacccagtggtgttcagccaacaacctggtgctgaacacagggaaaaccaaggaggtcattgtggacttcaggaggtccaggaagacggatcacgcccccctcctcatggacggagaagtggtggagcgtgtggacgacatcaggttcctgggcctccacatcacatctgacctctcctggtccatgaacacctcccgcctggtgaagaaggcacaacaaaggctcttcttcctcaggacactgaaacgggctggactctcctctcggttgctcgttaacttctacagggccacaattgaaagcatcctctgcctcagtgtgacagtgtggtatggcagctgcacggcacaggagaggaaacaactggcacgggtggttaaaactgcacagggcatcgtgggctgccccctccctgacctagactctatatatgaaggtcgggtcagaaagagggcgagatccatcgccacggaccccagccacccgggccacagactgtttgtaccgcttccatcaggaaagcggtacaggaacatccgcaccaccactaacagactgagggacagcttcttccccagagctgttagagctatcacccccagcagccccccactgcagtgagagactgtgtgaactgtgaacactgcacaccgcactttacacctacacctacacctacacctctacctccacctgcaccttctgtgtacttgacttttatgtacacacatatactataattatatacattttagtatatcagcacatttcagtttcattggcatattttattctgtcggaacatttcactgtgtatattttatattttattctgcttgtatattttattctgtttgcacatttcacttccatattttattgtttattgtttagtatattttattgcctaagtatattttcattctgttatatttttaattgcttcacgaatatttttttttattgcatgttggtttattttattttattgtagttatcttaattttattcactctttctagtcttatctttcttaccatctaacatgggggttgcaatgaaaatttcattgacatgtgcaatgacaataaagactcttgaatcttaaaacatcatcatttattagattattacattttgtattaattatctgaatctgtaaagtaaataaatgtaatgtttataTTTTAGCCCATCAGTTCAGTCGCCATTAATCAGCTGATCGCTTCTCCGCTAATCAATTGTTttgactgtaaaatgtcaaatttatgACTTTCAATCAGTTTCtcaggaagtttttttttttactgtcagtgTCTGACCTGAACCGTCTACAAGAGGACAACAGCAGAAACCAGTGACCAGCCCCCCTTAATAAACCGGTGACCTGCCCCCCCTTCATAAATCAGTGCCCAGCCGCTGTGACCGCCCCTCACCTGTCTGTTCTCCGTGGCTGTTTGACCATGCTGAAGCCTGGCTcagatgacctttgacctccctgCACCAACACTCACCTGCACTcatggaaaagagagagagtaaagAAACAACGTTTGAAAAAAggaagattttcttttcttttgattaaATCTCCATAAAAGACAAACTACCTAAACTGCATGtctgtcaaaaagaaaaaagaaaacaggattaACTTCTACCAGCGGACATCCTGACCTGACTCACACAAACAAGCGACGTGGAAAAGGTACAAGGTTAAAGTAAACCTATTAAAAGTGCTCGGTGCTTAATATATAACCCGAATTGTAACCTGGCTTCTGTCGGTTCCTGTCATGTCTTTATTCATTCAATATAAAGGACGATACTCAGCTGATACGCAGAAAGAAGTTTAATTTGGAAATTTTTAATACAAATCTCGCACAATCTGTGGTTCGGCTAACGTTAACAGGACAAAGCGACTTCTCCAGACAAATAGActtaactgcagtgttttatctgtctttgCTGCCGTATCAGAGTTTTTAGCAGACTAACGACATGAAATTTAACTTCATTACAGTCTAATTTAGCTCCACTTACCGCTCAGCGATGGCTAAAGCTAGCTTAGCTCGGCGACATGTAAACAGACTGACTCACTGTTTGGCTCTGGGCTGctgtcgccccctgctggtcgGGAGGAAGAACTGTggccttcttcctcttcttcttcttcttagtACAAAGAAACACTTGAGACACCGATGAGCCTGTTGTGTGTCACTGTCAGTGCTGAATAAGTCAAAGTTCCAGTACATTAACATAAATATACTCCATTACAGGTAAAGTCCCACATTCCTGCAAAATCCAACCTAAGTTAAAGTTAAACAGTATTACCAGCTTcaagcagtaaaagtacagcagtactgttgtaaacatgtaaacaatGTTTACCTGTGGTCCCTGTCAAATAAGCCAGTAAATAATTCAgttctgttgtgtgtttccaggCTTCAGGggagagctgtgattggctgatgagGTCTGGAAGTTATTTCCAGGTTGCAGTGAGTCTGCTGGTATTTCCTGGATTCACTCAGCAGACgaggagctgcagcactgtgacGACGTGGTTCAGACAGACGAAGCACAGGGACGGAGCACCAGGGCCCCAAAGTGAAGGGGGGCCTAAAAAACTGCAACTAAAActctgtttttgttgaatttttacCTCATCAGCAGAAACTGTGACTGCTGCCTGTAACTGAACCAACAGGGTCCTTCAGGTCTGTAAGCCAATGAGAagacagaacagacacacacacacacacacacacacacacacacacacacactgtgtctgtgctgctaaTGTGTTTTCAATGAGGATGTTAAACACACAGCTATGGTTGAAATAAACAGCTGTTACCTGATCTGTTTTGActgtaaagcacacacacacacacacacacacacacgcacacacacacacacacacacacacacagggtgtcTGTTAGTGATTTGCGTCTGTCGTTCAGACAGTTCAGTagaatctgtttttcattctggGTGGAAAAAGTTTTCTCAGTAAAGAAAAAGTTCTGCTGAATCCACCACATGGCCAAAAGTGAGTGGACGGCTGAACGCTGTTTGCACAGCGGCTCGTTATTAGAAACAAACTCTGAGCGTGTGTGCACGGTTTCCTGTCTGagccagagacagactgagtgaACGAGCGATGACATCATGAATTAGGAGACTAACCGTCACTCGTCTCTTCAGTGAAGAGCGatgatgaggaggctgtaaccttcctcacgTGAACACATGAAACCCACAGAGTGTTTCACctttgactgcagctctgttcaTGAAGTCATGTcgttgtgtctcttcttctgtggtggtttaatggGACCGACTGGAGGATTAGCGCCACCTGTTGTTTGTGGCTGctagctgcagctgtctcagcTCACACACCAACGCTTGATGTGATGCTGCCTGTTTATGGCACCGTGTGAGACAGTCTGTCTCCTGTCCGACCCTCTGTGTTACGTCTTTTCCTTTCATACTGTACATAGGAAAccttattttagctttttttgcagttgtaatttattgctccttttgttcttatttgcacctccatttgctgtttgcactgCCCCGTCTGTTCTGAAGATCTTCTGTAAGAATGAAtgtctccattgtgagatcaataaagtctgatctgtcTATCTAAAACAGGTTTTAATCTCAGTCTGACTTGCTCATGAAATACAGgtcacagcaggaggagaaccAAGCATTCAGTCTTCACTTCTTCTCAGGCCCACAGCAGCCGAACAGTCCCGTGAACTGAAACCCACTCAGATGATTTTTATCTGGTGTGTGATCTGGATCCAGACTGTCAATAACACAGAGATTTTCCACAGTTTAAACTCAGCTGGGACGCGTTGAGtagctggaaaacacattgAAATGCGTCCGTTTGAAAGCAGCAGGAGCTCAGCTGCTGCGTTTCCTTTGGCTAATAGATTCACCATGTTTGTTCAGTTCCTCTGAATGGAAACTCAGACCGAGGACTTCATGTCTGCTGCTGGTCTCAGTGGAGTTTTGACTTCCTGTGGTCTGAGTCTGTCTCAGTCCGGATGGTTTCAGGAAGTCCCGCTGTCAGATCatgtttattttctacacaATGTGATTTGATTGTGAGTCAGTTCAGTCCAGCAGACTGAGGGTCAGTGTGGATTCATTCTCTGTGGGGGACTGTGGGGGTCTTGTAGGATCCACTGTTCCTGGACTGAGGTCAGGATATCTGGAtctcagctgtggctcagggtGGCTCTAAGATGGCAAAGTCTgccggtccaccactttggttgAAATTCTGTAGAGATTCATGGTTCTagagcagccatgtccaaactattccataaagagccgtgtggctgcaggttttcattccaaccaaggaggagcacaccaggctggactcatttaatcagctgatctcccttttcagctgataactaagtgatcccttgatgttgattggttggcctggtgtgctcctccttggttggaacgaaaacttgcagccacacggccctttatggaaccggtttgagatgcctgttctAGAGGATCAACTCTACCGACtgtggtgatcctctgacttttaatccagcaccatcaggtcaacatgtaAATGCAGTCCAAGAACAACCTCAATCTCTGCACACTAAAGCCAGTCATGGAGTTCCGCAGGGCTCTGTGCTTGGACCAATCCTATTCACCCTATATATGCTTCCTTTAGGAAACATTATGAGGAAACATTCCATAACCTTCTATTGCgatgcagatgatactcagctatatttatcaatgaagctgatgaaaccAAAACTAAACGACCTGATGATCCAGCACCTCTCTATGGAAGAGGCTAATGTGAGcgagacctgctgctgctgagcagaggTTTAAAGTGTCCAGCGAGAGCCAATCAGGCTCAGAGAAACTGCTGCTCAATTGTTTACTGCTGCAGCATCAATGAAGCAGCATCATGTTcaacgcacgcacgcacgcacgcacgcacacacgcacgcacgcacacacacacgcacacacacacacacacagccacagcttCAACACTCTGCCTTCTCCTCACACAGTAATGTATGTGCGATTCCatgcatctgattggctgctgctgagtgtcGGGGTTGACGTCACAGCAGGAGCTGATCCAGGTTCAGGAGGGGGAGGCTGCGTCTCAGCGTTTCATTCGTTCGTTTGTGATGAGGTGATGAAGGAGCTCAGAgaaggaacacaaacactggtTTGTCACgtttacatttatttgtacGATAAAGTTATTTTGACACGGACGGCTGAGCCTCGGAGCCGCAGCTCGGCGGGATGTCCGACAATGTGAGGGTACACTGAGAATAATAGAGAGTCTCTGAACTGTCCATCACCTGAGTGTCAAACGATGTCTCTGCTGCTCAGCGCTGATGTCAGCTTGACAGAAGGGACGCcaggtgacaggaagtgacatcgCACTCAGGTCAGTAGAAGTCCTGGTCGTAGTCTGTGGCATCCATCAACTGCTTCATCTTTGACACACTATTGGCCAGGTAGGACGACAGCtcctctgacagacagtgagacagacaggtgtgccGTTAATTTCATACCAAATGTATCGCCAACGACCTTCGATTCCATGACGAAGGTGAAACTGACTTCATTAAACAGTAACTGGGACTAAATCTCAAGACAATATTgttgatgaaataaaataaaaaataagtaaaactttgttttcattcaaatctCCTTCCTGTCATTGGGCGGCTGCAGGTTTCTCGCAGTGCTAGCAAGGCTAATGCCTGCTGCTAGCTTAACTAGCTCTAAGTGGAAAAATACatgatgtcagcagcagcacctgctcagaaataaaacatcaagACTCgcttcaaatataaaaacagactttttctAACGTTTCTGtccacagagaaaacagctgaaaggaaACCAGAAACCTGAAGAGTCGAGATGGACCCCCGACGAAACTGAGCCGCCGTTAGCGATGACACGTTTAATGACGTTACTTCTTAGTTTATATTCAGCTGGTTACAAAAGGCAGACACGTAACGTTATGTGTTACCATGTGTCACACTGCTGCATACAAGCACATCCAGCCGAGAACTGTACTCAATTAACAATCTGAGGTACTTCTGACTGTTTTCATGCTACTTTCTTTGACTTCTCAGAGGCGTGTTTGAGGATTCTCATGTTCACTCTCAGCCTGAACTCAAAAGCATCAAATCTTATTTGAAAGAAGTTTTCTGACGCTTTGACCGAAGATTTTTGTTAACTAATCTCGATGACTCAAACGTGTTTTCATCGACGAAAATTAGActcaaatattcatgttttctttcactttgacgACACTAAAGTTTTCAGAGTTTTCTtcactgaataaaaataaactaaaagtAGAAAGTTGATTAAAATATGTCTAAAACTGAGACTAAATCTAAAAATGGCTGATCAACAGGTGTAgtcatctctctgtctcacctgctCCCAGTACTCCCAGTACAGCAGTGGCGGACACCGACCCCAGGTTGTTTCGAGCAATGCAACGATAGGTTCCTGAGTCCTCTGGTCCCGCCCCCTCAATCTGCAGCCAACTGGAGAGCTCAAATTTCAGAGGACCGCCCCGAGACTGCGGAGACAGAAAACCACGGTAAATCACCTGGAAGGTggagtttttaaatgttttgccTCCGGTCTGTGAGCCGCACCTGGACCGAGATGTGGGGGTCGTCCCCGGGCAGGACGACGTCTCgtccctccttcctccactcGACCAGAGCCATCGGAAACGCAAAGACCTCACAGAGGAAGACCAGACTGCTGCCGGTCCCATTCACCTGACTGTGAGGAGGAACCTTAATGATGggagctgacagacagagagacagacagacagagagacagacagtgagacagacagacagacagacagacagagagacagacagacagacagagagacagtgagacagacagagacagacagagagacagacagtgagacagacagacagagagaaagacagagagagagacagacagagagacagtgagacagacagacagacagtgagacagacagacaggcaggcagacagacagacagtgagacagacagacagacagtgagacagacaaacagtgagacagacagacagacagacaggcaaaaaaagcagacagactACACAGAGTCCCCTATGTGAGCTGGTGCTGAGACTAACTGTCCCCTGTCAGTCTCTGAGTCCATGTGATGAACCAGGACAGAAGAAACTAAAGGCCAAAGTAGATCTGAATGTGGAGTCAGAAGACCTCCCTACTGTCagagacacaaagcagagaCGGCTCCTCATCAGGTCCAGGCTCAGGGACAGACGGTGTGGACATTTCTCGATTCTAAGAAGCATCTCAGATTCAGCACCGATGCAGATCGTTGTCGGGGGTCTGCAGCCTTCTCATGCTGATTGTGGATTTTCTGGGCTCGGCCGGACGACGGGGTTGTAAAGTCAGAACCTGAAGCTACGGCGCTCTCTTGCAATGCATTATGGGCCGACATTCGGCCGacattacttttatttgttggGAGATACGGTGGAGGGACGGAGGCACCGACTGATGAACTGCCCCCAGTTCTCTGAAAGCATGTGAGCACATTAGAACTGGACAAGATGCCGGCTGTGTGTAACGTCTGCCTCCCCCACGTTAGCCGTTCTCAGGCCCTGGGGGTACAGATCTCACCTGTCTGGGAACCCCTCAGGATcctccaggaggagctggaaggagGATGTCTGGAAAACCTCTGCCGCCACCACGACCTGATCACAGATAAGCTGAAGGATGGTTGActtagtccagtggttcccatcCTGGGGGGTCTGGCCCCTCTAAAGGGTCATCgaataaatctgaggggtcattACTACCAACATCTGAGTGCAGTGAAGTAACCAGAACATCTGATCTCTGAGGTGGTGGAGTCGAGTGACTGTCCACCTGCCGCTCTCTGTACTCGTCCGCTCGTGTAAAATGTGGATTTATTTTGGAAAACAGCTTCAGATACTGACACACTGTTGTATTTGGAAacttgttctttctttctgctcacGGTTTAAATGTCAGaaggttttctctctctgcttttcttcacaTCCTGAGAACCGAAGGGTTTGTTCAGCTGGAGGGAAAaaccagcagagaaacacatgaaactgGTTCCTCACCATAAATCTGCCATCTGCCTTTTGTTTAGCTCGTTCTCGACAAACCGTCAGCGAACAGTGAAAAAACTCCAACTGCCAACACAGTGGAGGATGAGACCGGAGGACGAGACCGGAGCATGAGGCCGGAGGACGAGACTGGAGACCGGAGGACGAGACCGGACCACGAGATCGGAGGACCAGGCCGGAGCACGAGACCGGAGGACGAGCCGGAGGACGAGGCCGGAGGATGAGACCGGAGCATGAGGCCGGAGGACGAGACTGGAGACCGGAGGACGAGACCGGACCACGAGACCGGAGGACGAGGCGGAGGACGAGGCCGGAGCACGAGACCGGAGGACGAGGCCGGAGGACGAGACCGGAGGACGAGGCCAGCTCTGAGCTACTACTGCCAATAAtcaatcattattattattgattataaCTCATGTTAAGGGACTGAATGTGGATCCATGTAGCCTGGATCCACATTCAGTCCCTCCGTCAGACTGTACCCCTCTGATGTGAAGATATTATTATAACAATAACCTCCAAACCTCCAGATCCACCACTGCTGGACAAAACACACTGTCCATATTTTTCTACTGCACATAAGATACcttatttactttatttctttattttttatttttttttttttttttacatttttgaaaattgtttttgtggttaaaaaaatgcacagttgtaatttattgttcttatctgcaccccccccccacagtgTGTtcattgtgagatcaataaagcccagtctaatctaatttaattaaactacatcagacacacacacacacatgcacgcgcacacacacactgatcagatGTGCTGATATTTCACCTGCATGATGATcagcgacagacagacagacagacaggtaggttACACAGATtgacagacaggtgtgcagacagacagacggacagagaggacaggtaCACAGCCAGGTGTCCTACCGGTCTTGCAGGGCCCCCTTCCCCTGGTCTTCAGTTCTGGTTTGGAGAACGCGGCCTCTCTGAACTGACACATGTTCATGTATGTGACTCCATCAGTGCCACACACCGCCTCctgctcctcacacacacacacctcctcctcttcatcctcctcgccccctccacctcctcctgcgGGCCGCGGGTCCGCCAGACACCGCAGCCCGGTCCCGCAGAGCCCGTAGTAGACGCTGCGGTCCCCGGGGTCGCAGGCTTGGCCCTCCAGGTTTCCGCACTCCTTACAGCAACCGCACAAGTCCAGCACCACGCCGGCCCGGCAGCCGCGGTTCTCCGGGCACAGGTCCGGCTCACAGGTCCCGCAGCCCTCGGTCCCGTTCCCGATGCGACCCCCGCCGCCTCCCAGTTCCTCATCCAGCAAGTCGTAGTCCAGCGGCGGGTCGGTGTTGAGGTCGAGCTGCGGGTTGGGGCGGGACCGGCATGTGTGGAGGTTTAAACAGAGACTCAAGAGAACTAGTCCTCTCATCCCCGGCATTTTAACCCGATCTGGTCCTGCTTGGCTCCAGACACAGTCACCGGGACCGGACAGGTGAAGCCGGGTCGGTCCGGGTCTTTCTCCGGTTCAACGCGACAGAAGAACCCAGAAGCAGAGCCGCAAATCTGAGTGTAAAACCCGACAATCACATTCCCGTCCGACCCAAACACCGACcgagaaaaagagcagaaaacacgAGAAAACACGAAAGAAACCGAAGAAAGTTAAAGAAAAGTCAAAGTTCCGGAAACAGAATCCAGCTTCTATCAAACAGACAGAACCGGTTTATCTGAAACGGTTTGGATCAGTGTGAACGTTTGAACAGCTGAGAGGCTCGCGCTgcttcaccacacacacacacacacgcagtacgAGA
The DNA window shown above is from Chelmon rostratus isolate fCheRos1 chromosome 5, fCheRos1.pri, whole genome shotgun sequence and carries:
- the LOC121607147 gene encoding kazal-type serine protease inhibitor domain-containing protein 1-like, with the protein product MPGMRGLVLLSLCLNLHTCRSRPNPQLDLNTDPPLDYDLLDEELGGGGGRIGNGTEGCGTCEPDLCPENRGCRAGVVLDLCGCCKECGNLEGQACDPGDRSVYYGLCGTGLRCLADPRPAGGGGGGEEDEEEEVCVCEEQEAVCGTDGVTYMNMCQFREAAFSKPELKTRGRGPCKTAPIIKVPPHSQVNGTGSSLVFLCEVFAFPMALVEWRKEGRDVVLPGDDPHISVQSRGGPLKFELSSWLQIEGAGPEDSGTYRCIARNNLGSVSATAVLGVLGAEELSSYLANSVSKMKQLMDATDYDQDFY